From the genome of Nakamurella flavida, one region includes:
- the aroC gene encoding chorismate synthase, producing MRWITAGESHGPALVAVLEGLPAGVTVGTEAIADELARRRLGYGRGARMKFERDQVSLLGGVRHGLSMGGPVAIQIANTEWPKWREVMGVDAPDEETAAHLADLARNAPLTRPRPGHADLAGMQKYGFDEARPVLERASARETAARVALGAVAQSYLRQVVGAEVVSHVVAIGAADAVDGPLPCPADRETIDASPTRALHPDSTAAMVTEIEAAKADGDTLGGVVEVLVYGLPPGLGSYVHGDRRLDARLAGALMGIQAMKGVEVGDGFATARRRGSAAHDEMDPRGPGVTRRSNRAGGIEGGMTNGEILRVRVAMKPISTVPRALATIDVATGQAAVANHQRSDVCAVPAAGVVAEAMVALVVADAVAEKFGGDSVVEVQRNVGSYLASIADTLPVPGPLPDGHPQQDAARRGDGILHDEDSMAGFEDPQAGPPGPQDPPADPDRPA from the coding sequence CTGCGCTGGATCACTGCTGGGGAATCCCATGGGCCCGCTCTCGTCGCCGTCCTGGAGGGTCTGCCCGCCGGAGTGACGGTGGGCACCGAGGCCATCGCCGACGAGCTGGCCCGCCGCCGCCTCGGGTACGGCCGCGGAGCCCGGATGAAGTTCGAGCGCGACCAGGTCTCGCTGCTCGGCGGGGTCCGGCACGGACTGAGCATGGGTGGGCCGGTGGCCATCCAGATCGCGAACACCGAGTGGCCCAAGTGGCGCGAGGTGATGGGCGTGGACGCTCCCGACGAGGAGACCGCCGCCCACCTGGCCGATCTGGCCCGCAACGCGCCGCTCACCCGCCCGCGTCCCGGGCACGCCGATCTGGCCGGCATGCAGAAGTACGGCTTCGACGAGGCCCGCCCGGTGCTCGAGCGGGCCTCCGCTCGGGAGACCGCGGCCCGGGTCGCGCTGGGCGCGGTGGCCCAGAGCTACCTGCGCCAGGTCGTCGGCGCCGAGGTGGTCTCGCACGTGGTGGCCATCGGTGCCGCCGACGCCGTGGACGGCCCCCTGCCCTGCCCCGCGGACCGGGAGACCATCGACGCCTCCCCGACGCGCGCCCTGCACCCGGACTCCACCGCGGCGATGGTCACCGAGATCGAGGCGGCCAAGGCCGACGGGGACACGCTGGGCGGCGTGGTCGAGGTCCTGGTCTACGGACTCCCGCCCGGGCTCGGCTCCTACGTGCACGGCGATCGCCGGCTCGACGCCCGGCTGGCCGGGGCCCTGATGGGCATCCAGGCGATGAAGGGCGTGGAGGTCGGTGACGGCTTCGCCACCGCCCGCCGCCGCGGCTCGGCCGCCCACGACGAGATGGACCCGCGCGGCCCCGGGGTGACCCGAAGGTCCAACCGCGCCGGCGGTATCGAGGGCGGCATGACCAACGGCGAGATCCTCCGCGTGCGGGTGGCCATGAAGCCGATCTCCACCGTGCCGCGTGCGCTGGCCACCATCGACGTGGCCACCGGCCAGGCCGCCGTGGCCAACCACCAGCGCAGCGACGTCTGCGCGGTGCCCGCCGCGGGCGTGGTGGCCGAGGCCATGGTCGCCCTGGTCGTCGCGGACGCCGTGGCCGAGAAGTTCGGCGGTGACTCGGTCGTCGAGGTGCAGCGCAACGTGGGTTCCTACCTGGCCTCGATCGCCGACACCCTGCCGGTGCCCGGGCCGCTGCCCGACGGCCACCCGCAGCAGGACGCTGCCCGCCGCGGCGACGGCATCCTGCACGACGAGGACAGCATGGCCGGGTTCGAGGACCCGCAGGCCGGTCCGCCCGGCCCGCAGGATCCGCCGGCCGACCCCGACCGACCCGCCTGA
- a CDS encoding shikimate kinase — MGPTDPTTTDPITADPVTADPVTTGPLVVLVGPPGSGKSSVGAALARLTGTPLRDTDTDIETRAGTTIAEIFTGRGEPAFRELEEQAVADALAEHPGVLALGGGAVLSARTRARLAGHPVAYLSVSATTGVQRVGLASHRPLMVGVNPRATYRALLADRVPLYREVARWEFATDTESVADLARAVADAVALPATPTPAEGQHR, encoded by the coding sequence ATGGGCCCCACCGACCCGACCACGACCGACCCGATCACGGCCGATCCGGTCACGGCCGATCCGGTCACGACCGGCCCGCTGGTGGTGCTGGTCGGCCCGCCGGGGTCCGGGAAGTCCTCGGTCGGCGCGGCCCTCGCCCGGCTGACCGGCACCCCGCTCCGGGACACCGACACCGACATCGAGACCCGCGCCGGCACCACCATCGCCGAGATCTTCACCGGCCGCGGTGAACCGGCGTTCCGGGAGCTCGAGGAGCAGGCCGTCGCCGACGCCCTCGCCGAGCACCCCGGAGTGCTGGCCCTGGGCGGCGGCGCCGTGCTGTCGGCGCGCACCCGGGCCCGGCTCGCCGGGCACCCGGTCGCCTATCTCTCCGTCTCGGCCACCACCGGTGTCCAGCGCGTCGGGCTGGCCTCGCACCGGCCGCTGATGGTGGGGGTCAACCCGCGCGCCACCTACCGCGCCCTGCTGGCCGATCGCGTCCCGCTCTACCGGGAGGTCGCCCGGTGGGAGTTCGCCACCGACACCGAGTCCGTCGCCGACCTGGCTCGCGCCGTCGCCGACGCGGTGGCCCTGCCGGCCACTCCCACCCCAGCAGAAGGACAGCACCGGTGA
- the aroB gene encoding 3-dehydroquinate synthase yields the protein MPYDVTIGRGLLDELVAAVVGGGRPPAVAALVHAPTLGATAEAVRDALKDAGVDTHLLEVPDAEDAKKLQVLEFCWDVFAQIGLDRGGVVVGLGGGSVTDLAGFAAATWMRGVRIVQVPTTLLGMVDAAVGGKTGINTEAGKNLVGAFHEPSAVIADLAVLDSLPPNELVAGLAEVVKCGFIADPEILRLIEDDSTAAVDPSGPVLAELIRRSVAVKADVVAKDLKESDLREILNYGHTLGHAIEKRERYRWRHGAAVSVGMVFAAELSRAAGRLDDETADRHLTVLHTLGLPTTYDPDALGELVTTMGSDKKTHSGTLRFVVLDGLARPGRLVGPDPSLLAAAYSVLAGRRRARGSIDL from the coding sequence ATGCCGTACGACGTCACCATCGGTCGCGGTCTGCTGGACGAGCTGGTGGCCGCCGTGGTCGGCGGGGGTCGGCCGCCGGCCGTCGCCGCCCTCGTCCACGCGCCGACGCTCGGGGCCACCGCCGAGGCGGTGCGCGATGCGCTCAAGGACGCCGGCGTGGACACCCACCTGCTCGAGGTGCCCGACGCCGAGGACGCCAAGAAGCTGCAGGTGCTCGAGTTCTGCTGGGACGTCTTCGCCCAGATCGGCCTGGACCGGGGTGGGGTCGTCGTCGGCCTCGGCGGCGGGTCGGTGACCGACCTGGCCGGTTTCGCCGCGGCCACCTGGATGCGCGGGGTCCGCATCGTCCAGGTGCCGACCACCCTGCTCGGCATGGTCGACGCCGCCGTCGGGGGCAAGACGGGCATCAACACCGAGGCCGGCAAGAACCTGGTCGGTGCGTTCCACGAGCCCAGTGCCGTGATCGCCGATCTGGCCGTGCTGGACTCGTTGCCGCCCAACGAGTTGGTGGCCGGGCTGGCCGAGGTGGTCAAGTGCGGGTTCATCGCCGACCCGGAGATCCTGCGGCTGATCGAGGACGACTCCACCGCGGCCGTCGATCCGTCCGGCCCGGTGCTGGCCGAGTTGATCCGCCGGTCGGTCGCCGTCAAGGCCGACGTGGTCGCGAAGGATCTGAAGGAATCCGATCTCCGCGAGATCCTCAACTACGGGCACACTCTCGGCCACGCCATCGAGAAGCGCGAACGGTACCGCTGGCGGCACGGCGCGGCCGTCTCCGTCGGCATGGTCTTCGCCGCAGAGCTGTCCCGGGCGGCGGGCCGGCTGGACGACGAGACCGCGGACCGGCACCTGACCGTGCTGCACACCCTCGGGCTGCCCACCACCTACGACCCGGATGCGCTGGGCGAGCTGGTCACCACCATGGGGTCGGACAAGAAGACCCACTCGGGCACGCTGCGCTTCGTGGTGCTGGACGGGCTGGCCCGGCCGGGCCGGCTGGTCGGGCCGGATCCGTCGTTGCTGGCCGCGGCGTACTCGGTGCTCGCCGGGCGGCGTCGGGCCCGCGGGTCCATCGACCTCTGA
- a CDS encoding M24 family metallopeptidase, whose protein sequence is MTPPAARRARLRDRLAREGLDALLVTDLINLRYLTGFTGSNGALLITAGGTGSAGGTDETGTVFCTDGRYLTQSAAQVPDLERVIDRPVDVALLARASGRVGFEAGAVTVAQHAGLVEALSDRAGAVELTDTRDLVEELRVVKDDGEIDALRRACAVADRALAELIAAGGLRPGRTEREVGLDLDQRMRVLGAADPAFETIVAAGANGAVPHHRPDATVLAAGDLVTLDFGAVIDGYHSDMTRTLALGRVADWQRDLYDLVARSQQAGREAVRPGVSGAAVDAVSRAVIVDAGQGEFFLHGLGHGVGLQVHEAPGLAASATGTMSTGMCVTVEPGVYLAGRGGVRIEDSGVVRPDGYEVLTTTSRELIEV, encoded by the coding sequence GTGACTCCTCCCGCCGCCCGCCGTGCCCGCCTCCGCGACCGCCTGGCCCGGGAGGGCCTGGACGCGCTGCTGGTCACCGACCTGATCAACCTGCGCTACCTGACCGGGTTCACCGGATCCAACGGCGCGCTGCTGATCACCGCCGGCGGCACGGGCAGTGCGGGTGGGACCGACGAGACCGGCACGGTGTTCTGCACCGACGGTCGCTACCTGACCCAGTCCGCCGCCCAGGTCCCCGACCTCGAGCGGGTGATCGATCGTCCGGTGGATGTCGCCCTGCTCGCCCGGGCCTCCGGTCGGGTCGGGTTCGAGGCCGGGGCGGTGACGGTGGCCCAGCACGCCGGTCTCGTCGAGGCACTGTCCGACCGGGCCGGCGCCGTCGAGCTGACCGACACCCGGGATCTGGTCGAGGAGCTGCGGGTGGTCAAGGACGACGGGGAGATCGACGCGCTCCGGCGTGCGTGCGCCGTCGCCGACCGCGCGTTGGCCGAGCTGATCGCCGCCGGCGGCCTGCGGCCCGGCCGCACCGAGCGGGAGGTGGGCCTGGACCTGGATCAGCGGATGCGGGTGCTGGGCGCCGCCGACCCGGCCTTCGAGACCATCGTGGCCGCCGGGGCGAACGGGGCCGTCCCGCACCACCGCCCGGACGCCACCGTGCTGGCCGCCGGCGATCTGGTCACCCTGGACTTCGGCGCGGTGATCGACGGCTACCACTCCGACATGACCCGCACCCTGGCCCTGGGCCGGGTCGCCGACTGGCAGCGGGACCTCTACGACCTGGTCGCCCGGTCCCAGCAGGCCGGGCGGGAGGCCGTCCGACCCGGCGTGTCCGGGGCCGCCGTCGACGCCGTCTCCCGGGCGGTCATCGTCGATGCCGGGCAGGGCGAGTTCTTCCTGCACGGGCTGGGTCACGGTGTCGGTCTCCAGGTCCACGAGGCACCGGGCCTGGCGGCCTCCGCCACCGGTACGATGTCCACCGGGATGTGCGTGACCGTCGAGCCCGGGGTCTACCTGGCGGGGCGCGGCGGTGTACGCATCGAGGACAGCGGCGTGGTGCGTCCGGACGGGTACGAGGTCCTGACGACGACCAGCCGGGAGCTGATCGAGGTCTGA
- the efp gene encoding elongation factor P, with translation MASTSDFKNGLVLNIEGQLWTITEFQHVKPGKGPAFVRTTLKNVMSGKVVDRTFNAGVKVETTAVDKRDMTFLYKDGTDFVFMDGDTFDQISVTDRVVGDVANFLLENQQAMVATHEGVVLYVELPASVELVVSHTDPGLQGDRSTGGTKPATLETGAEIAVPLFLNTGDRIKVDTRDGRYLGRVNS, from the coding sequence ATGGCATCCACCAGCGATTTCAAGAACGGGCTCGTCCTCAACATCGAGGGCCAGCTCTGGACGATCACCGAGTTCCAGCACGTCAAGCCGGGCAAGGGCCCCGCGTTCGTGCGGACCACCCTGAAGAACGTCATGTCCGGCAAGGTCGTCGACCGGACGTTCAACGCCGGCGTCAAGGTGGAGACCACCGCCGTCGACAAGCGGGACATGACCTTCCTCTACAAGGACGGCACCGACTTCGTCTTCATGGACGGCGACACCTTCGACCAGATCAGCGTGACCGATCGGGTGGTCGGCGACGTGGCGAACTTCCTGCTGGAGAACCAGCAGGCCATGGTGGCCACGCACGAGGGCGTGGTGCTCTACGTCGAGCTGCCCGCCTCCGTCGAGCTCGTCGTCTCGCACACCGACCCCGGCCTGCAGGGCGACCGGTCGACCGGCGGCACCAAGCCGGCGACCCTGGAGACCGGCGCCGAGATCGCCGTGCCGCTGTTCCTCAACACCGGCGACCGCATCAAGGTCGACACCCGCGACGGTCGGTACCTCGGCCGGGTCAACAGCTGA
- the nusB gene encoding transcription antitermination factor NusB codes for MSARSKSRKRALDVLYAAEARGIDPVDVLDERQEWATLSSSAGPAGDRMDLGEQPSPGAELTEYARELVRGVVAHQHRIDDLISEHAHGWTLDRMPAVDRAILRLATWELLYSDDVPAAVAVDEAVELAKTLSTDDSPRFVNGVLGQLMVIAGRLREASPR; via the coding sequence GTGTCCGCCCGTTCGAAGTCGCGCAAGCGAGCCCTGGATGTCCTGTACGCCGCCGAGGCGCGGGGGATCGACCCCGTCGACGTCCTCGACGAACGCCAGGAGTGGGCGACGCTGAGCAGCAGTGCGGGTCCGGCCGGTGACCGGATGGATCTCGGCGAGCAGCCCAGCCCCGGTGCCGAGCTCACCGAGTACGCCCGGGAACTGGTCCGCGGCGTGGTCGCCCACCAGCACCGCATCGACGACCTGATCAGCGAGCACGCCCACGGCTGGACCCTGGACCGGATGCCGGCCGTCGACCGGGCCATCCTGCGGTTGGCCACCTGGGAGTTGCTCTACTCCGACGACGTCCCGGCCGCCGTGGCCGTCGACGAGGCGGTGGAGCTGGCCAAGACCCTGTCCACCGACGACTCGCCGCGCTTCGTCAACGGCGTGCTCGGCCAGCTGATGGTCATCGCCGGTCGGCTGCGCGAGGCCAGTCCGCGCTGA
- the bldD gene encoding transcriptional regulator BldD, producing the protein MSQDYAHALGARLRAIRAQQGLSLHGVEEKSDGRWKAVVVGSYERGDRAVTVAKLAELAEFYGVPVAELLPDARATRRGAPSPRLVIDLQRLGELPTHQAGPLARYAAAIQSQRGDYNGKVLTIRAEDLRSLAVIYDMSPEDLTEQLVRWGVLPAGTELD; encoded by the coding sequence ATGTCCCAGGACTATGCACATGCGCTCGGCGCCCGGTTGCGCGCCATCCGCGCCCAACAGGGACTGAGCCTGCACGGGGTCGAAGAGAAGTCCGACGGCCGCTGGAAGGCCGTGGTCGTCGGCTCGTACGAGCGCGGCGACCGCGCGGTGACCGTCGCGAAGCTCGCTGAGCTGGCCGAATTCTACGGAGTGCCCGTCGCCGAGCTGCTCCCCGACGCCCGGGCGACCCGCCGCGGCGCTCCCAGCCCGCGGCTGGTCATCGACCTGCAGCGCCTCGGCGAGCTGCCCACCCACCAGGCCGGTCCGCTGGCCCGGTACGCCGCCGCGATCCAGTCGCAGCGCGGTGACTACAACGGCAAGGTGCTGACCATCCGCGCCGAGGACCTGCGGTCACTGGCGGTCATCTACGACATGAGCCCGGAGGATCTCACCGAGCAGCTCGTCCGCTGGGGCGTCCTGCCGGCCGGCACCGAGCTCGACTGA
- the pyrR gene encoding bifunctional pyr operon transcriptional regulator/uracil phosphoribosyltransferase PyrR yields MSAVPAPHDGATESGPTEQSATALPARDQAGALRSEILSPVTLARTVDRIAHQILERHGEDDIVLLGIPTRGVHLARRLAGRLATFAGPSAGRISVGSLDITLYRDDLRRHPPRALEETSLPDDGIDNAVVVLVDDVLYSGRTVRAALDALRDHGRPRIVQLAVLVDRGHRQLPIRADYVGKNIPTAFTDDVAVRMVETDGVDSVDLVRRDAGGPVSGAARPTAGSDRR; encoded by the coding sequence ATGTCGGCTGTCCCCGCCCCGCACGACGGCGCCACCGAGTCCGGTCCCACCGAGCAGTCCGCGACCGCACTTCCCGCCCGTGACCAGGCCGGTGCGCTGCGGTCGGAGATCCTGTCGCCGGTCACGCTGGCCCGCACGGTCGACCGCATCGCCCACCAGATCCTGGAACGCCACGGCGAGGACGACATCGTCCTGCTGGGCATCCCCACCCGCGGTGTGCACCTGGCCCGCCGGCTGGCCGGGCGGCTGGCCACCTTCGCCGGCCCCTCCGCCGGACGCATCTCCGTCGGGTCCTTGGACATCACCCTCTACCGCGACGACCTGCGGCGACACCCCCCGCGGGCGCTGGAGGAGACCAGCCTGCCCGACGACGGCATCGACAACGCGGTGGTGGTCCTCGTCGACGACGTCCTGTACTCCGGCCGGACGGTCCGGGCGGCGCTGGACGCGCTGCGCGACCACGGCCGGCCGCGCATCGTCCAGCTCGCCGTGCTGGTCGATCGGGGCCACCGGCAGTTGCCGATCCGCGCCGACTACGTGGGCAAGAACATCCCGACCGCCTTCACCGACGACGTCGCCGTCCGCATGGTCGAGACCGACGGGGTGGACAGCGTGGATCTGGTCCGTCGGGACGCCGGCGGGCCCGTGAGCGGGGCCGCGCGCCCGACGGCCGGGAGTGATCGGCGATGA
- a CDS encoding aspartate carbamoyltransferase catalytic subunit has product MHVPPHLLSAADLDRDTALHVLDTAARIEQAIGRREVRKLPTLRGRTVVNLFFEDSTRTRISFELAAKRLSADVINFSAKGSSVSKGESLKDTAWTLQAMGADAVVCRHSSSGAPQRLSGWVDGAVINAGDGTHEHPTQALLDAYTLRRHLGDLRGRRIVIVGDVLHSRVARSNVLLLHTLGAQVTLVAPPTLLPVGVGSWPVQVSYDLDAALLGADAVMMLRVQAERMAGAFFPTAREYSRGYGLDRRRHDLLAGHGIVLHPGPMNRGMEITPEVADGVDSVIVEQVANGVTVRMAVLYLLLSGELTPGAA; this is encoded by the coding sequence ATCCACGTCCCCCCGCATCTGTTGTCGGCCGCCGATCTGGACCGGGACACCGCGCTGCACGTCCTGGACACCGCGGCCCGCATCGAGCAGGCCATCGGGCGACGCGAGGTCCGCAAGCTGCCGACCCTGCGCGGCCGCACCGTGGTCAACCTGTTCTTCGAGGACTCCACCCGCACCCGGATCTCCTTCGAGCTGGCCGCCAAGCGGCTGTCGGCCGATGTCATCAACTTCTCCGCCAAGGGCTCCTCGGTGTCCAAGGGGGAGTCGCTGAAGGACACCGCCTGGACCCTGCAGGCCATGGGCGCCGACGCGGTGGTCTGTCGGCACTCATCCTCCGGTGCCCCGCAGCGGCTGTCCGGGTGGGTGGACGGTGCCGTCATCAACGCCGGGGACGGCACCCACGAGCACCCGACCCAGGCCCTGCTCGACGCGTACACGCTGCGCCGGCACCTGGGGGACCTGCGCGGCCGCCGGATCGTCATCGTCGGTGACGTGCTGCACTCCCGGGTCGCCCGCTCCAACGTGCTGCTGCTGCACACCCTGGGCGCCCAGGTCACGCTGGTCGCGCCGCCGACCCTGCTCCCGGTGGGCGTGGGCAGCTGGCCGGTGCAGGTCTCCTACGACCTGGACGCCGCGCTGCTCGGAGCGGACGCGGTGATGATGCTGCGGGTGCAGGCCGAGCGGATGGCCGGCGCCTTCTTCCCCACCGCGCGGGAGTACAGCCGCGGGTACGGCCTGGACCGCCGCCGGCACGACCTGCTGGCCGGGCACGGCATCGTGCTGCACCCGGGGCCGATGAACCGCGGCATGGAGATCACCCCCGAGGTCGCCGACGGCGTCGACTCGGTGATCGTCGAACAGGTCGCCAACGGGGTGACCGTCCGGATGGCCGTGCTGTACCTGCTGCTGTCCGGCGAACTCACCCCGGGTGCCGCGTGA
- a CDS encoding dihydroorotase, producing MTTPALLIRGAAPYGEEPADVLVADGLIAAVGVEAAGHPAAADATVLDASGLMLLPGLVDLHTHLREPGREDAETVETGSRAAALGGYTAVFAMPNTDPVADTAGVVEQVFRLGAAVGLVDVHPIGAVTVGRKGERLAELTAMATSAAQVRVFSDDGDCVSDALLMRRALEYVKSFDGVIAQHAQEPRLTVGAQMHEGDWSARLGMTGWPAVAEEAIIARDCLLTDHVGSRLHVCHVSTAGSVQVLAAAKARGTAVTAEVTPHHLILTDARAEGYDPVFKVNPPLRTDTDVAAVRQALADGTIDIVATDHAPHAQQDKECEWDHASPGMLGLQTALSVVIETMVHTGALDWRGVARVLSENPARIGGLTDQGRPVAVGEPANLVLVDPEARWTVRGAELASLSANTPFEGVELPGRVVTTLLRGRPTVLDGVLVDPAGAGA from the coding sequence ATGACCACCCCCGCCCTGTTGATCCGCGGCGCCGCCCCCTACGGCGAGGAGCCGGCCGACGTGCTGGTCGCCGACGGGCTGATCGCCGCCGTCGGTGTCGAGGCGGCGGGCCACCCCGCCGCCGCCGACGCCACCGTGCTGGACGCGTCCGGCCTCATGCTGCTGCCCGGTCTGGTCGATCTGCACACCCATCTGCGCGAGCCCGGCCGGGAGGACGCGGAGACGGTCGAGACCGGTTCGCGCGCAGCCGCTCTCGGTGGGTACACCGCGGTGTTCGCGATGCCCAACACCGACCCGGTGGCCGACACCGCGGGCGTCGTCGAGCAGGTGTTCCGGCTGGGTGCCGCGGTCGGCCTGGTCGACGTGCACCCGATCGGCGCCGTCACCGTGGGCCGCAAGGGCGAGCGGCTGGCCGAGCTGACGGCGATGGCCACCTCCGCCGCGCAGGTCCGGGTGTTCTCCGACGACGGCGACTGCGTCTCCGACGCGTTGCTCATGCGGCGCGCACTGGAGTACGTGAAGAGCTTCGACGGGGTCATCGCCCAGCACGCCCAGGAGCCGCGGCTCACCGTCGGCGCCCAGATGCACGAGGGCGACTGGTCGGCCCGGCTCGGGATGACCGGCTGGCCCGCGGTCGCCGAGGAGGCGATCATCGCCCGGGACTGCCTGCTGACCGACCACGTCGGATCGCGGCTGCACGTCTGCCATGTGTCCACGGCCGGTTCCGTGCAGGTGCTCGCCGCGGCCAAGGCCCGCGGCACCGCGGTGACCGCGGAGGTCACCCCGCACCACCTGATCCTCACCGACGCCCGCGCGGAGGGCTACGACCCGGTGTTCAAGGTCAACCCGCCGTTGCGCACGGACACCGATGTGGCCGCCGTCCGGCAGGCCCTCGCCGACGGCACGATCGACATCGTCGCGACCGATCACGCGCCGCACGCCCAGCAGGACAAGGAGTGCGAGTGGGACCACGCGTCCCCGGGGATGCTCGGCCTGCAGACCGCGCTGTCCGTCGTGATCGAGACGATGGTGCACACCGGGGCGCTGGACTGGCGGGGGGTGGCCCGGGTGCTGTCCGAGAACCCCGCCCGCATCGGCGGGCTGACCGACCAGGGACGGCCGGTCGCCGTCGGCGAGCCGGCCAACCTGGTGCTCGTCGACCCGGAGGCGCGGTGGACGGTGCGCGGCGCCGAGCTCGCCAGCCTGTCGGCCAACACCCCGTTCGAGGGGGTGGAGCTGCCCGGCCGGGTGGTCACCACGTTGCTCCGCGGCCGACCCACCGTGCTCGACGGCGTGCTCGTCGATCCCGCCGGGGCGGGTGCCTGA
- a CDS encoding PH-like domain-containing protein — protein MDRVLLTLALVVLVLLIFGGLWWGWRNRARRQGDIPALPTVPAVSGPQLTPPLAGVYISTTRAGSWQDRVVVHGLGRRAKASLELADDGVLIDRVGEDPIFLPMAVITTVATAPGIAGKVMGMPAGVLVLTWRNGEALLDSGFRSDDPDEQDTWLAAAQAALVGHGPQDTPDGGPTAAPSRASHEDGSQEDER, from the coding sequence ATGGACCGCGTGCTGCTGACCCTGGCCCTGGTCGTCCTCGTCCTGCTCATCTTCGGCGGGCTGTGGTGGGGCTGGCGCAATCGCGCCCGGCGACAGGGCGACATCCCCGCCCTGCCCACGGTTCCCGCGGTGAGCGGGCCCCAGCTCACCCCTCCGTTGGCCGGGGTCTACATCTCCACCACCCGCGCAGGTTCGTGGCAGGACCGGGTCGTCGTGCACGGCCTCGGTCGCCGGGCCAAGGCATCCCTGGAACTGGCCGACGACGGCGTGCTGATCGACCGGGTCGGCGAGGACCCGATCTTCCTGCCGATGGCCGTGATCACCACCGTGGCCACCGCGCCGGGCATCGCCGGCAAGGTGATGGGCATGCCCGCCGGTGTGCTCGTGCTGACCTGGCGGAACGGGGAGGCCCTGCTGGACAGCGGGTTCCGGTCCGACGACCCCGACGAGCAGGACACCTGGCTGGCCGCGGCGCAGGCCGCGCTGGTCGGGCACGGCCCTCAGGACACCCCCGACGGCGGGCCCACCGCGGCACCGTCCCGGGCATCCCACGAAGACGGATCGCAGGAGGACGAACGATGA
- the carA gene encoding glutamine-hydrolyzing carbamoyl-phosphate synthase small subunit, translated as MSTTVPALLVLEDGRVHGGEGFGAVGTTFGEAVFATGMTGYQETMTDPSYRRQVVVATAPQIGNTGWVAGGGAASHSSDGVTPDFPASDDESAAIWVAGLVIRDLSPRPSNWRSGGSLADEMRRQDIVGIAGVDTRSLTRHLRSAGAMRCGIFSGPDAERPVDELLAEVRASPGMTGADLTGDVTTTQAYVVEPEGESRFTVAALDLGIKANTPRMMAERGITVHVLPADTTLEQIEALDVDGVFLSNGPGDPAAADSVVALTRQVLERRIPFFGICFGNQILGRALEMDTFKLPFGHRGINQPVVDHRTGRVLVSSHNHGFAVARPEVGVDGDGTFPTPFGAARVAFSSLNDGVVEGLECLDVPAFSVQFHPEAAAGPHDARYLFERFCELMAAGPAATGETAAAVPPSTITPATGEGA; from the coding sequence ATGAGCACAACCGTGCCGGCGCTGCTGGTGCTGGAGGACGGCCGGGTGCACGGCGGCGAGGGCTTCGGCGCCGTGGGCACCACGTTCGGCGAGGCCGTCTTCGCCACCGGGATGACCGGCTACCAGGAGACGATGACCGATCCGTCCTACCGCCGTCAGGTCGTGGTGGCCACCGCGCCGCAGATCGGCAACACCGGCTGGGTGGCCGGCGGCGGCGCCGCGAGCCACTCCAGCGACGGCGTCACCCCCGACTTCCCCGCGTCGGACGACGAGTCCGCGGCGATCTGGGTGGCCGGCCTGGTCATCCGCGATCTGTCCCCGCGGCCGTCCAACTGGCGCTCCGGCGGTTCGCTGGCCGACGAGATGCGCCGACAGGACATCGTCGGCATCGCCGGGGTGGACACCCGCTCGCTGACCCGGCACCTGCGGTCCGCCGGGGCGATGCGCTGCGGGATCTTCTCCGGTCCGGACGCCGAGCGTCCGGTCGACGAGCTCCTCGCCGAGGTCCGGGCCAGCCCGGGGATGACCGGCGCCGATCTCACCGGTGACGTCACCACCACGCAGGCCTACGTCGTCGAGCCGGAGGGGGAGTCGCGATTCACCGTGGCTGCGCTGGATCTCGGCATCAAGGCGAACACCCCGCGGATGATGGCCGAGCGCGGGATCACCGTGCACGTGCTGCCCGCCGACACGACCCTCGAGCAGATCGAGGCGCTGGACGTGGACGGGGTGTTCCTGTCCAACGGCCCGGGCGACCCGGCCGCCGCGGACTCCGTCGTCGCGCTCACCCGCCAGGTGCTCGAGCGGCGGATCCCGTTCTTCGGCATCTGCTTCGGCAACCAGATCCTGGGCCGCGCCCTGGAGATGGACACCTTCAAGCTGCCCTTCGGGCATCGCGGCATCAACCAGCCGGTGGTCGACCACCGCACCGGGCGGGTGCTGGTCAGCTCGCACAACCACGGGTTCGCCGTCGCCCGGCCCGAGGTCGGGGTCGACGGGGACGGCACCTTCCCGACGCCGTTCGGCGCCGCCCGGGTCGCCTTCAGCTCGCTGAACGACGGCGTCGTGGAGGGCCTGGAATGCCTCGACGTGCCGGCCTTCTCGGTGCAGTTCCACCCCGAGGCCGCGGCCGGGCCGCACGACGCCCGCTACCTGTTCGAGCGGTTCTGCGAGCTCATGGCGGCCGGCCCGGCGGCCACGGGGGAGACCGCCGCCGCTGTCCCCCCGTCCACGATCACCCCTGCCACCGGAGAGGGTGCCTGA